The Panicum virgatum strain AP13 chromosome 5K, P.virgatum_v5, whole genome shotgun sequence genome has a window encoding:
- the LOC120708086 gene encoding uncharacterized protein LOC120708086, which translates to MIQVQPSKGPLLEGSLIHYNLDYNVALVSVKNYNACPLAICKRNLIYESSKVVSVGCCFGTGKLMASGGKLVAWSGSLDCKLLLYSTCKITKAGIGGPLVDFDGNFIGMNFYDPKLGTPAVSCNDIVDILECFKEKWTGGVDSLSNPNGVGGGGVQGDCCVRLNWWPVPRPY; encoded by the exons ATG ATTCAAGTGCAACCTTCGAAAGGGCCATTACTAGAGGGGTCGCTAATACATTATAATCTAGATTATAATGTGGCTCTAGTCAGTGTCAAGAATTATAATGCCTGCCCTCTTGCAATTTGTAAACGCAATTTGATATATGAGTCTTCTAAGGTGGTGTCTGTAGGGTGTTGCTTTGGAACGGGCAAATTAATGGCTTCAGGTGGGAAACTGGTTGCCTGGTCGGGCTCGCTTGATTGCAAATTGCTTCTCTACTCCACATGTAAAATCACCAAG GCTGGGATTGGAGGGCCTCTTGTTGATTTTGATGGGAATTTCATTGGCATGAACTTCTATGACCCGAAATTAGGCACCCCAGCTGTGTCTTGTAATGATATTGTTGATATCCTGGAATGTTTCAAGGAAAAATG GACTGGTGGAGTTGATAGTTTGTCTAATCCAAATGGTGTGGGTGGAGGAGGTGTTCAAGGAGATTGCTGTGTTCGTCTGAACTG GTGGCCAGTACCTCGGCCATATTGA
- the LOC120708083 gene encoding uncharacterized protein LOC120708083, whose product MRLRRSAGDGGGGPEHAAVLSAVGLGPFARLALPDHPPEELGLAATYDGASGRILVSVLGAAISASPADLAYALELPPGAVGLAEGLDGAVFSDAEAIAAVSGFVRDRVILGGGGYGGPASGEVAAALRLVEEGKAYEVDWGRLVWALVTGEVVAGTPRRYAPYLLHLMEHQRPELFAELDGRLPLRRRRRGQELQQCHWDDVGFLALDEEEEDASLVYGGSQNIGDLEDMPIFGVGTNVAFVEGEEIHAQSQGVADLGPRNFFYSDVKLMGHKMECDDRKGGCSRNSAKQDDLTPQQVISMTQYQPKSKLQRTIQIEDENDINANAYVGLDNSSYLPQPQEVGGICNYRTLSRFQACMQQIPGYVTVMKSAYMDVEKACRDTRDEAESIKRMVMEKSHLIAATMSDIQDEFRVRSARMRQLEADMDLTYRSVQQHDKLLKKSLAESQEYANRIMRGEGADSGGQNGAWVQRMRRYLRQTISMIDQTCSLKFSELPTKITDVETSMVKLNHEVQRLNYSRSIPDLNNGVEDNGEGEASLSKMEDRSWASEGCHVSNTTQAGKQLVELVANPDQRNDTRESVDLNGVQR is encoded by the exons ATGCGGCTCCGCCggagcgccggcgacggcggcgggggcccCGAACACGCGGCGGTGCTCAGCGCGGTGGGGCTCGGGCCCTTCGCGCGGCTCGCCCTCCCCGACCACCCACCCGAGGAGCTCGGGCTCGCCGCCACCTACGACGGCGCCTCGGGCCGCATTTTGGTCTCCGTCCTCGGCGCCGCCATCTCCGCTTCCCCCGCCGACCTCGCGTACGCCCTCGAGCTGCCGCCGGGCGCGGTTGGCCTCGCCGAGGGGTTGGATGGGGCCGTGTTCTCCGACGCCGAGGCAATCGCCGCCGTGAGTGGGTTCGTCCGCGATCGCGTGATTCTGGGAGGCGGAGGGTACGGGGGGCCGGCGTCGGGGGAGGTCGCCGCGGCGCTGCGGTTGGTGGAGGAAGGCAAGGCGTACGAGGTGGACTGGGGCAGGCTGGTGTGGGCTCTGGTGACGGGGGAGGTGGTGGCCGGGACGCCGCGGCGGTACGCGCCGTACCTCCTGCATCTCATGGAGCACCAAAGGCCGGAGCTTTTCGCCGAGCTTGACGGGAGGTTGCCTCTTCGGAGGAGACGGAGAGGCCAGGAATTACAGCAATGCCATTGGGATGATGTTGGGTTCCTTGCgttggatgaggaggaggaagatgccTCCTTGGTTTATGGGGGAAGCCAGAACATTGGGGACTTGGAGGACATGCCGATCTTTGGTGTGGGCACGAACGTAGCATTTGTTGAGGGAGAAGAGATCCATGCGCAGAGCCAAGGGGTTGCTGATCTTGGACCACGGAATTTCTTCTATTCTGATGTCAAGCTTATGGGCCATAAGATGGAGTGTGACGACAGGAAAGGAGGTTGTAGCCGGAATTCTGCCAAGCAAGATGATTTGACCCCACAGCAGGTGATCTCTATGACCCAATATCAACCTAAATCAAAACTGCAACGCACTATTCAAATTGAAGATgaaaatgacatcaatgccAATGCGTATGTTGGTCTGGACAACTCGTCTTATCTTCCCCAACCGCAAGAGGTGGGGGGCATCTGCAATTACCGAACACTTTCGCGATTCCAAGCCTGTATGCAGCAAATCCCAGGTTATGTAACTGTCATGAAGAGTGCATACATGGATGTGGAAAAGGCTTGCAGGGACACTCGAGATGAAGCAGAAAGCATTAAGAGAATGGTCATGGAAAAGAGCCACTTAATTGCAGCTACTATGAGTGATATTCAAGATGAGTTTAGAGTGAGGAGCGCTAGAATGCGCCAACTTGAAGCAGACATGGATCTGACGTACCGCAGTGTTCAACAACATGACAAGTTGCTGAAGAAGTCTTTGGCTGAATCTCAGGAGTATGCGAATAGGATAATGCGTGGGGAAGGTGCTGACTCTGGTGGGCAGAATGGTGCATGGGTGCAACGAATGCGTCGTTATCTTCGCCAGACGATTAGCATGATTGATCAAACATGTTCTTTGAAGTTTTCGGAGCTTCCGACAAAGATTACAGATGTGGAGACAAGCATGGTGAAGCTCAATCATGAAGTACAAAGACTAAATTATTCCAGATCAATTCCAGACCTTAACAATG GCGTGGAAGACAATGGTGAGGGTGAAGCATCCCTGAGCAAGATGGAGGATAGATCTTGGGCAAGTGAAGGATGTCATGTCAGCAATACCACACAG GCAGGAAAGCAGCTTGTTGAATTGGTAGCAAACCCTGATCAGAGAAATGACACCAGGGAGAGCGTGGATCTCAATGGAGTTCAGCGCTGA
- the LOC120708084 gene encoding basic leucine zipper 6-like, with product MAQLPPRIPAAVHHWPEGGHHGAAVAWADDFAEFAASRRGAHRRSLSDSVAFVEVAPADGAAGEFDRLDDDQLMSMFPDEVGGGSSSAPGSENGGSSDSDGDKRGGGGAPAGGATNGCDDERNEAADAQAPATGQPAASTELIRDPKRVKRILANRQSAQRSRVRKLQYISELERSVTTLQNEVSVLSPRVAFLDQQRTILTVGNSHLKQRIAALAQDKIFKDAHQEALRKEIERLRQVYEQQNLKMSAGAAASDHGPPPPVRAEKELMS from the exons atggCGCAGCTGCCGCCCAGGATCCCGGCCGCGGTGCACCACTGGCCGGAGGGGGGCCACCACGGGGCCGCGGTGGCGTGGGCCGACGACTTCGCCGAGTtcgcggcgtcgcggcggggcGCGCACCGCAGGTCGCTCAGCGACTCGGTGGCCTTCGTCGAGGTGGCGCCCGCggacggcgcggccggcgagttCGACCGCCTCGACGACGACCAGCTCATGTCCATGTTCCCCGACGAGGTCGGCGGCGGGTCGTCGTCCGCGCCGGGCTCCGAgaacggcggcagcagcgacagcgacggcgacaagcgcggcggcggcggcgcccccgcggGCGGCGCCACCAATGGCTGCGACGACGAGCGGAACGAGGCCGCGGACGCGcaggcgccggcgacggggcaGCCCGCCGCCTCCACGGAGCTGATCCGGGACCCCAAGAGGGTGAAGAG GATCCTGGCCAATCGGCAGTCGGCTCAGAGGTCGCGGGTGCGGAAGCTGCAGTACATCTCCGAGCTCGAGCGCAGCGTGACGACCCTGCAG AACGAGGTGTCCGTGCTCTCGCCGCGGGTGGCGTTTCTGGATCAGCAGCGGACGATCCTGACCGTCGGGAACAGCCACCTCAAGCAGCGGATCGCGGCGCTTGCTCAGGACAAGATCTTCAAGGATG cTCATCAAGAGGCGTTGAGGAAGGAGATCGAGAGGCTGCGGCAGGTCTACGAGCAGCAGAACCTCAAGATGTCAGCCGGCGCTGCAGCTTCTGACCACGGGCCGCCACCCCCGGTGCGCGCAGAGAAAGAGCTCATGAGCTAG